Proteins from a genomic interval of Vreelandella profundi:
- a CDS encoding branched-chain amino acid ABC transporter permease — MTMIFGVPMAVFMGQLTLGLVNGAFYALLSLGLAVIFGLLKIVNFAHGAQYMLGAFAALLGFRYLGINYWLALFLVPLVVGAFGVLLERFLLRRIAHLDHLYGLLLTFGLALIFEGTLINFFGVSGARYATPEILQGGLNLGFMFLPTYRAWVLVAALAMCLFTWFMIERTRLGAYLRAGTENSQLMQAFGVNVPLLITLTYGFGVGLAAFAGVLAAPLYPVSPTMGSSLLIVVFAVVVIGGMGSILGAIITGLAMGIIEGLTKVYYPEASNTVIFLVMILVLMLRPAGLFGKEA, encoded by the coding sequence ATGACGATGATATTCGGCGTGCCTATGGCTGTCTTCATGGGCCAGCTAACGCTGGGTCTAGTGAACGGCGCCTTTTACGCACTGCTTAGCTTGGGCCTGGCGGTCATCTTCGGCCTACTGAAGATCGTCAATTTTGCCCATGGGGCTCAATACATGCTGGGCGCTTTCGCTGCGCTACTGGGCTTTCGCTATCTGGGCATTAACTATTGGCTGGCGCTGTTCTTAGTGCCGCTAGTCGTTGGTGCTTTCGGTGTGTTGCTGGAGCGGTTTTTACTGCGCCGCATCGCGCATTTGGATCATCTCTACGGGCTGCTACTGACCTTTGGCTTGGCGCTTATTTTTGAAGGTACGCTGATCAATTTCTTTGGCGTTTCCGGGGCGCGCTATGCAACGCCCGAGATTCTTCAAGGCGGCTTGAATCTTGGCTTTATGTTCTTGCCCACTTATCGCGCCTGGGTGCTGGTGGCCGCTTTGGCGATGTGCCTATTTACCTGGTTTATGATCGAGCGTACGCGGTTAGGCGCCTACCTGCGGGCGGGCACTGAAAACTCCCAGCTGATGCAGGCCTTTGGCGTCAATGTACCGCTGCTGATCACGCTTACCTATGGTTTCGGCGTAGGGTTAGCCGCGTTTGCCGGCGTGTTGGCGGCGCCGCTGTATCCGGTGTCACCGACCATGGGCTCAAGCTTGTTAATCGTGGTATTTGCGGTGGTGGTCATCGGCGGCATGGGGTCGATTTTAGGCGCTATTATCACCGGTTTAGCCATGGGGATTATCGAAGGCTTAACCAAGGTGTATTACCCCGAAGCATCTAACACGGTGATCTTTCTTGTCATGATCCTTGTGCTCATGTTGCGCCCCGCTGGGCTATTCGGTAAGGAGGCTTAA
- a CDS encoding acetyl/propionyl/methylcrotonyl-CoA carboxylase subunit alpha produces the protein MSHSPFDTLLVANRGEIACRVMRTARRMGLKTVAVYSDADANARHVREADEAIRLGPAAARESYLNIDAVIDAAKRTGTGAIHPGYGFLSENGNFVKALEQAGITFVGPPASAIAAMGDKSAAKVRMANAGVPLVPGYHGDDQDDALLRAEADKIGYPVMLKASAGGGGKGMRVVESGDAFQAALDGCRRESKAAFGDDRMLIEKYLVQPRHVEVQVFCDRHGNGVYLFERDCSVQRRHQKVIEEAPAPGMTAELRSAMGDAAVRAAQEIGYVGAGTVEFLLDGAPGQDGAFYFMEMNTRLQVEHPVTEMITGQDLVEWQLRVAMGEPLPCSQDELTITGHSFEARIYAEDPDQDFLPATGLLTRFELDLEGAGFGSFENQDQVRLDSGVESGDVVSMHYDPMLAKLIVHGADRDAALATLNRALAALDVQGVVTNRAFLMRLATHPNFKNLGVKNVELDTRFIERNEATLFAPRVYSNEDYASAALIGLNQLANECHSDSPWDRHDGFRLNAPHTIRIALCDPANAQTAEGDNAVVTVEGKRNAGESLWNLTIGDETLTASVQPLTGDAVAVTLNGHRRRLQARRDGHVVVMADPSGETRLFWRRIDAINHGQHEAESTLTAPMNGTVVALLVAPGATVEKGMPLMVMEAMKMEHTMIAPADGSVETFHFQAGDTVNQGAVLLDFAADE, from the coding sequence ATGAGTCACTCGCCTTTTGATACCTTACTGGTCGCTAACCGGGGTGAAATTGCCTGCCGGGTGATGCGCACCGCGCGGCGTATGGGGTTAAAAACCGTCGCGGTCTATTCAGATGCCGACGCCAACGCTCGTCACGTGCGTGAAGCCGACGAAGCCATTCGCCTCGGCCCCGCTGCCGCGCGCGAAAGCTATCTTAATATCGATGCGGTCATTGACGCCGCCAAGCGCACCGGTACCGGGGCGATCCACCCGGGCTACGGATTTTTATCTGAAAACGGCAATTTCGTTAAAGCATTAGAGCAGGCGGGAATTACCTTTGTGGGGCCGCCCGCATCGGCCATCGCTGCGATGGGGGATAAATCAGCGGCGAAAGTGCGCATGGCCAACGCCGGCGTGCCGCTGGTGCCCGGCTACCACGGCGACGACCAGGACGATGCTCTGCTGCGCGCTGAAGCAGACAAAATAGGCTACCCGGTGATGCTAAAAGCCAGCGCGGGGGGCGGCGGTAAAGGCATGCGCGTGGTGGAAAGCGGCGATGCGTTTCAGGCCGCTTTAGACGGCTGCCGACGCGAGTCCAAAGCCGCGTTTGGCGACGACCGCATGCTGATCGAAAAATATCTGGTGCAGCCGCGCCACGTGGAAGTCCAGGTATTTTGCGATCGCCACGGCAACGGAGTGTATTTGTTCGAGCGCGACTGCAGCGTTCAGCGCCGCCATCAAAAAGTCATCGAAGAAGCGCCCGCTCCCGGCATGACCGCCGAGCTGCGCAGCGCCATGGGCGACGCAGCCGTTCGCGCCGCCCAAGAAATTGGCTACGTGGGCGCGGGCACTGTCGAGTTTTTGCTCGACGGCGCACCCGGGCAGGACGGCGCTTTTTATTTTATGGAGATGAACACTCGTCTTCAGGTCGAGCACCCGGTGACCGAGATGATCACCGGCCAAGATTTGGTCGAGTGGCAGCTGCGCGTTGCCATGGGCGAGCCGCTGCCCTGCTCCCAAGACGAGCTGACCATTACCGGCCACAGTTTTGAAGCACGTATTTACGCTGAAGATCCCGATCAGGATTTTTTACCCGCGACCGGCCTGCTCACTCGCTTTGAGCTGGATTTAGAAGGCGCTGGTTTCGGCTCTTTTGAAAACCAGGATCAAGTACGCTTGGACAGCGGCGTGGAAAGCGGCGATGTGGTGTCCATGCACTACGACCCCATGCTCGCCAAACTGATTGTTCACGGCGCTGACCGCGATGCGGCACTCGCGACGCTGAACCGCGCGCTGGCCGCCCTGGACGTGCAGGGTGTCGTGACGAACCGCGCCTTCTTAATGCGGCTGGCGACTCACCCTAACTTCAAAAACCTGGGCGTTAAGAACGTCGAGCTGGATACGCGCTTTATCGAGCGCAACGAAGCCACGCTGTTTGCCCCGCGCGTCTATAGCAACGAAGACTACGCCAGCGCCGCGCTGATTGGTCTTAATCAGCTGGCCAACGAATGCCACAGCGATTCTCCCTGGGATCGTCACGATGGCTTTCGCCTGAACGCGCCCCATACTATCCGCATTGCGCTGTGCGATCCGGCAAACGCCCAGACTGCCGAGGGCGACAATGCCGTGGTAACGGTGGAAGGCAAACGCAACGCCGGCGAGTCACTCTGGAACCTGACTATCGGCGATGAAACCCTCACGGCCAGCGTGCAGCCGCTGACCGGCGATGCGGTAGCGGTGACGCTGAACGGCCACCGCCGCCGCCTGCAGGCGCGTCGAGACGGCCACGTCGTTGTCATGGCCGACCCCAGCGGTGAAACCCGGCTATTCTGGCGACGAATTGATGCCATTAATCATGGCCAGCATGAGGCGGAATCTACCCTGACAGCGCCCATGAATGGCACCGTCGTCGCGCTGCTGGTAGCGCCCGGCGCGACCGTTGAGAAAGGCATGCCGCTGATGGTCATGGAAGCGATGAAAATGGAGCACACCATGATTGCGCCTGCCGACGGCAGCGTGGAAACCTTCCATTTCCAGGCAGGCGACACCGTCAATCAAGGTGCCGTATTGCTCGATTTTGCGGCCGACGAATAA
- a CDS encoding MerR family transcriptional regulator gives MSKTYSISELASEFDLTTRSIRFYEDQELLHPSRRGQTRVYSSKDRVRLKLTIRGKRLGFSLAEIRELFELWDETRSGSKKQLHLMLSKIGERQAALDQQMKDITMVQLELESAEIRCRQALEELFEKDPGEKTPKQKQPKEEQLDTNKHPQSPSSARV, from the coding sequence ATGAGCAAAACTTACTCGATCAGTGAGCTGGCCAGCGAGTTTGACTTAACTACCCGCAGCATCCGTTTTTATGAAGACCAAGAGTTGCTTCACCCTAGTCGGCGCGGCCAAACGCGTGTTTACAGTAGCAAAGACCGGGTGCGGCTAAAGCTCACCATCCGCGGCAAGCGGTTGGGATTTTCACTGGCTGAAATTCGCGAACTGTTCGAGCTTTGGGACGAAACCCGCAGCGGCAGTAAAAAGCAGCTGCATCTAATGCTCAGTAAAATTGGCGAGCGGCAAGCGGCCCTTGATCAGCAAATGAAAGACATCACTATGGTGCAGCTAGAGCTTGAAAGCGCCGAGATACGCTGCCGCCAAGCGCTGGAAGAACTGTTCGAAAAAGATCCCGGCGAAAAAACGCCCAAGCAAAAACAGCCGAAAGAAGAACAGCTGGATACAAACAAGCATCCCCAATCCCCCTCTTCCGCCCGCGTCTAG
- a CDS encoding isovaleryl-CoA dehydrogenase, producing the protein MFSHYSELNFGLDDELNMLREQVNAFAASEIAPRAAEIDRNNEFPNDLWKKFGDMGLLGITVSEEDGGSGMGYLAHCIAMEEISRASASVALSYGAHSNLCVNQIKINATPEQKAKYLPKLISGDHVGALAMSETGAGSDVVSMQLRAKKNGDHYVLNGNKMWITNGPDADVLVVYAKTDPEAGSKGITAFIIEKGMPGFSTAQKLDKLGMRGSNTCELVFQDCAVPAENILGGEGKGVRVLMSGLDYERTVLAAGPIGIMQAAMDVVMPYIHERKQFNQSIGEFQLVQGKVADMYTTLNACRAYLYAVAGACDRGQTSRKDAAGVILYCAEKATQVALDSIQLLGGNGYINEYPTGRLLRDAKLYEIGAGTSEIRRMLIGRELFNETV; encoded by the coding sequence ATGTTTTCACACTACTCAGAACTCAATTTTGGCCTCGATGACGAACTGAACATGCTGCGCGAACAGGTCAATGCCTTTGCAGCCAGCGAAATTGCCCCACGCGCCGCTGAGATCGACCGCAACAACGAATTCCCTAACGACCTGTGGAAGAAGTTTGGCGACATGGGGCTACTGGGAATTACTGTTTCTGAAGAAGACGGCGGCAGCGGCATGGGCTATCTGGCTCACTGTATCGCCATGGAAGAAATTTCGCGCGCCAGCGCCTCGGTTGCCCTTTCCTACGGCGCTCACTCTAATCTGTGCGTTAACCAGATTAAAATTAATGCGACCCCTGAGCAAAAGGCTAAATACCTGCCCAAACTGATTAGCGGCGACCACGTAGGTGCGCTAGCAATGTCAGAAACTGGCGCCGGTTCAGACGTAGTTTCTATGCAGCTTCGCGCCAAGAAAAATGGCGATCACTACGTGCTTAACGGCAACAAAATGTGGATCACCAACGGCCCGGATGCGGACGTACTGGTGGTGTATGCCAAAACTGACCCAGAGGCCGGTTCCAAAGGGATCACTGCGTTTATCATCGAAAAAGGCATGCCCGGTTTTTCTACCGCCCAGAAGCTCGACAAGCTCGGCATGCGTGGCTCCAACACCTGCGAACTGGTGTTTCAGGACTGCGCCGTACCCGCTGAAAACATCCTGGGCGGTGAAGGCAAAGGTGTTCGCGTGTTAATGAGCGGCTTGGACTATGAGCGCACCGTACTGGCCGCGGGCCCGATTGGCATTATGCAGGCCGCCATGGACGTGGTGATGCCGTATATCCACGAACGTAAGCAGTTCAACCAGTCGATTGGCGAGTTTCAGCTGGTGCAGGGCAAAGTCGCTGATATGTACACCACGTTGAACGCCTGTCGCGCCTATTTGTATGCCGTGGCGGGAGCCTGCGACCGCGGCCAAACCTCGCGCAAAGACGCGGCGGGGGTCATTCTCTACTGCGCGGAAAAAGCCACTCAGGTAGCGCTGGATTCTATCCAACTGCTGGGCGGCAATGGCTATATCAACGAATACCCCACCGGGCGCCTGCTGCGTGATGCCAAGCTGTATGAAATCGGCGCAGGCACCAGCGAGATTCGGCGGATGTTGATTGGCCGCGAACTCTTCAACGAAACCGTTTAG
- a CDS encoding ABC transporter ATP-binding protein, whose translation MNTAEAQAPVENNQSLEMLRVQDLHAFYGESHILHGVNFNVKRGELVTLLGRNGAGRSTTLKAIMNMVGRRTGSIVINGNETLSMKPHHIPRLGIGYCPEERGIFASLDVHENLLLPPTVRSGGMSLDEIYAMFPNLYERRKSQGTRLSGGEQQMLAMARILRTGARMLLLDEITEGLAPVIVQKLAEVLMQLKERGMTIVLVEQNFRFAAPLADRHFVMDHGQIVEEITAAQLPSRREHLNSMLGV comes from the coding sequence ATGAACACCGCTGAAGCCCAAGCACCTGTTGAAAACAATCAAAGCCTGGAAATGTTGCGAGTGCAGGATCTACACGCGTTTTACGGCGAGTCACATATCCTGCATGGCGTAAATTTTAACGTAAAGCGCGGCGAGTTGGTGACACTGCTTGGCCGCAACGGCGCCGGGCGCAGCACCACGCTTAAAGCGATTATGAACATGGTGGGGCGGCGTACGGGCTCTATTGTGATTAACGGCAATGAAACGCTTTCGATGAAGCCGCATCATATTCCACGTTTAGGCATTGGTTATTGCCCGGAAGAGCGCGGCATTTTTGCAAGCCTTGATGTCCACGAAAATCTGCTTTTACCCCCAACCGTTCGCTCAGGCGGCATGAGCCTGGATGAAATCTACGCCATGTTTCCGAATCTTTATGAGCGGCGCAAAAGCCAGGGCACGCGGCTTTCCGGCGGCGAACAGCAGATGCTGGCCATGGCGCGTATTTTACGCACCGGCGCGCGCATGCTGCTGCTTGATGAGATTACCGAAGGCCTCGCTCCGGTGATTGTGCAGAAACTAGCCGAGGTGTTAATGCAGCTTAAAGAGCGCGGTATGACCATTGTGCTGGTAGAGCAGAACTTTCGCTTTGCAGCACCGCTAGCCGACCGCCACTTCGTGATGGATCACGGCCAGATCGTTGAAGAAATTACCGCTGCGCAGCTACCGTCGCGCCGCGAGCACCTCAACTCAATGTTAGGCGTATAG
- a CDS encoding ABC transporter substrate-binding protein, whose product MTFMKNLTKTKLAASIAVAAAASFAVSTAHADMSDSEVRIGYLADMSGTYRDLSGPGGLTALEMAVADFGGSVNGSPIVVFSADDRNSADVGANTVRGWIDQNNVDMVAGLVASSVSIAVTKVLEENNGLGIVSGSAASSITNEHCTPNHIHWVYDTYPLANGTAKAVVEQGGDSWFLLTADYAFGHALEADVTKVVEASGGEIVGGVRHPFPTNDFSSYILQAQGSGAKIVGLANAGADTVNAITTASQFGLTQSGQQLAGLLIFLNDVHALGLEATQNLLLTTGWYWDMDEQSREWAQRYFDEVGSMPTMVQAGIYSSTMHYLKAVEEAGTDDPETIRAQMAEMPINDFFARNGRIREDGRMVHDMYLAQVKTPEESTGEWDLYEILSTIPAEEAYRPLSESQCKLVQN is encoded by the coding sequence ATGACCTTTATGAAAAATCTTACCAAAACAAAGCTGGCAGCCAGCATTGCCGTTGCTGCGGCCGCTAGCTTCGCTGTGTCCACTGCTCATGCGGACATGAGCGATAGTGAAGTTCGCATTGGCTACCTGGCCGATATGTCCGGTACTTATCGTGATCTTTCTGGCCCAGGCGGGCTAACCGCGCTAGAAATGGCCGTTGCAGATTTTGGCGGCAGCGTAAACGGTAGTCCGATTGTGGTGTTCAGCGCGGACGACCGTAACAGTGCCGACGTGGGTGCCAATACGGTGCGTGGCTGGATCGACCAGAATAACGTCGATATGGTGGCGGGTCTTGTCGCCTCTTCGGTGTCGATTGCGGTCACTAAAGTGCTTGAGGAAAATAACGGACTAGGCATTGTGTCTGGCTCTGCGGCGTCCAGTATTACCAACGAGCACTGCACCCCTAACCACATCCACTGGGTATACGATACCTATCCGCTCGCTAACGGTACTGCGAAAGCGGTCGTAGAGCAGGGCGGCGACTCCTGGTTCCTGCTGACAGCAGACTACGCCTTTGGCCATGCCCTGGAAGCCGATGTGACCAAGGTAGTCGAAGCTAGCGGCGGTGAAATCGTCGGGGGTGTTCGCCATCCGTTCCCGACTAACGATTTCTCGTCTTATATCCTGCAGGCGCAAGGGTCGGGTGCCAAAATTGTTGGCCTAGCCAATGCGGGAGCCGATACCGTTAATGCCATCACCACGGCCAGCCAGTTTGGCCTGACTCAATCCGGTCAGCAGCTAGCGGGTCTGTTGATTTTCTTGAACGATGTTCACGCGCTTGGTTTAGAGGCCACTCAAAACCTGCTGCTGACCACCGGCTGGTACTGGGATATGGACGAGCAGTCGCGTGAATGGGCGCAGCGCTACTTTGATGAAGTGGGCAGTATGCCAACGATGGTTCAGGCCGGCATTTACTCCAGCACCATGCATTACTTGAAAGCCGTTGAAGAGGCAGGCACCGACGATCCTGAAACCATTCGTGCGCAGATGGCTGAGATGCCGATCAACGATTTCTTCGCACGCAATGGCCGTATTCGTGAAGACGGCCGCATGGTGCACGACATGTACCTTGCCCAGGTGAAAACGCCTGAAGAGTCTACCGGTGAATGGGACCTTTACGAGATCCTCAGCACTATTCCCGCCGAAGAAGCCTACCGTCCGCTATCCGAAAGCCAGTGCAAGCTGGTACAGAACTAA
- a CDS encoding ABC transporter ATP-binding protein: MSANDVIQGPVLETRGLTKEFRGFTAVDNVNLQVQEGHIHALIGPNGAGKTTVFNLLTKFLPPTRGDILYRGQSITSKKSNQIAQLGLVRSFQISAVFTHMTALENVRVALQRKLGTSFHFWKSEKSLDYLNERALELLEEVGLREYADTLTVEMPYGRKRALELATTLALDPTMMLLDEPTQGMGAEDVDRIVALIKRVSKGRTVLMVEHNLSVVSRLCDRITVLARGSVLAEGDYQSVSRNPLVREAYMGSDAAEEEAAV, translated from the coding sequence ATGAGTGCAAACGATGTCATTCAGGGACCTGTCCTCGAAACACGAGGGCTGACCAAAGAGTTTCGCGGCTTCACCGCCGTAGACAACGTCAATCTTCAGGTACAGGAAGGGCATATCCACGCGTTGATTGGTCCTAATGGCGCGGGCAAGACCACCGTCTTTAATCTACTGACCAAGTTTTTACCGCCCACACGCGGCGATATTTTGTACCGTGGCCAGTCGATCACCAGTAAAAAATCGAACCAGATTGCTCAGCTAGGCCTGGTGCGTTCGTTTCAGATCTCAGCCGTATTTACCCATATGACGGCATTAGAAAATGTACGAGTGGCGCTGCAGCGCAAGCTGGGGACATCGTTTCATTTCTGGAAATCAGAGAAGTCGCTCGATTATCTCAATGAACGCGCTCTTGAGCTGCTTGAAGAAGTGGGTCTTCGTGAGTACGCCGACACCTTAACGGTGGAAATGCCCTATGGGCGCAAGCGGGCGCTTGAGCTGGCGACCACTTTGGCGCTCGACCCCACCATGATGCTGCTAGATGAACCTACTCAGGGCATGGGCGCGGAAGATGTTGATCGTATCGTGGCCTTGATTAAGCGCGTATCGAAAGGACGCACCGTTTTGATGGTAGAGCATAATCTGAGCGTTGTTAGCCGCCTGTGTGATCGTATCACCGTGCTGGCGCGAGGCTCGGTATTAGCAGAAGGCGACTACCAAAGCGTGTCTCGTAATCCGCTGGTTCGCGAAGCCTACATGGGCAGCGATGCCGCCGAAGAGGAGGCCGCCGTATGA
- a CDS encoding enoyl-CoA hydratase/isomerase family protein: MTYSTLIIENGVARLTLNRPEVHNAFDDSLIAELNAHLEQLHTLAKAGDVRVVVLGSEGKSFSAGADLNWMKRIVDYDLEDNLADSRKLSALMHGLDTLPCPTVCRVQGAAFGGAVGLAACCDVVIASDKAKFCLSEVKIGLSPAVISPYVQRALGERQMRRYALTAEIIDAPTSLALGLSHQVVEHEALDTAIDNMIATLLAGSPQAQRTSKALMATVAQAPDAEETREHTCQVIAKLRVSPEGQEGLSSFFEKRRPAWAESNHASHASERRS; encoded by the coding sequence ATGACTTATTCAACACTGATCATTGAGAACGGCGTGGCGCGCCTGACCTTAAACCGCCCAGAGGTACACAACGCCTTTGACGACAGCCTGATCGCCGAGCTGAACGCGCATCTTGAGCAGCTGCATACCCTTGCTAAAGCGGGTGATGTTCGCGTCGTTGTGCTGGGTTCCGAAGGCAAAAGTTTCTCAGCGGGTGCCGATTTAAACTGGATGAAACGCATTGTCGATTACGATCTTGAAGACAATCTTGCCGATTCCCGCAAGCTCTCAGCGCTGATGCACGGACTGGACACGTTGCCCTGCCCCACGGTTTGCCGTGTACAGGGAGCAGCCTTTGGCGGTGCGGTGGGTCTTGCCGCCTGCTGCGATGTGGTGATTGCTTCAGATAAAGCCAAATTCTGCCTGTCAGAAGTCAAAATCGGTCTCTCGCCTGCGGTAATTAGCCCCTATGTACAGCGCGCTTTAGGTGAGCGCCAGATGCGCCGCTATGCGCTTACGGCGGAAATCATCGATGCCCCCACGTCGTTGGCGCTCGGTTTAAGCCACCAGGTCGTAGAACACGAGGCATTAGATACCGCCATAGATAACATGATAGCCACTCTGCTGGCAGGGTCGCCCCAAGCTCAACGTACCTCTAAGGCACTGATGGCCACGGTTGCTCAAGCGCCTGATGCTGAGGAGACCCGCGAGCATACCTGCCAGGTGATCGCCAAGCTGCGGGTAAGCCCAGAAGGCCAAGAGGGTTTATCCAGCTTCTTTGAAAAGCGCCGCCCCGCCTGGGCCGAATCTAACCATGCATCTCACGCTTCGGAGCGTCGCTCATGA
- a CDS encoding carboxyl transferase domain-containing protein translates to MSTINSQVNPRSDVFQANEASLLGEVNKLRELTAALAQGGGAKARERHESRGKLFVRDRIDHLIDEGSPFLEFSALAAHNIYDGDIPAAGVVTGIGRVSGVECVIVANDATVKGGTYFPLTVKKHIRAQEIARKHRLPCIYLVDSGGAFLPRQDEVFPDRDHFGRIFYNQATMSAEGIPQIAVVMGSCTAGGAYVPAMADESIIVKEQGTIFLGGPPLVKAATGESISAEDLGGADVHAKVSGVADHYAENDVHALQLARACVSRLNWQKRGQLAMQAPKPPKLDPAELYGIVGTDLKKPYDVREVIGRIVDDSDFDEFKRYYGETLVTGFAHIHGFPVGIVANNGVLFSESAVKGAHFIELCAQRKIPLIFLQNITGFMVGSKYEHEGIAKHGAKLVTAVACAKVPKYTVLIGGSFGAGNYGMCGRAYDPNLLFMWPNARISVMGGEQAAGVLGQVKREQHEREGREWSKEEEEAFKQPTREQYEHQGHPYYASARLWDDGVIDPLQTRDVLGLSLAAAMNAEIEETRFGVFRM, encoded by the coding sequence ATGAGCACTATCAATAGCCAAGTCAATCCGCGTAGCGATGTGTTTCAAGCCAATGAAGCCTCACTGCTCGGCGAAGTTAACAAGCTACGCGAGCTAACGGCCGCCCTAGCCCAAGGTGGTGGTGCCAAAGCCCGCGAGCGCCATGAGAGCCGCGGCAAGCTGTTTGTGCGCGACCGCATTGATCATTTGATTGATGAAGGCTCACCGTTTTTAGAGTTTTCCGCGTTGGCGGCCCATAACATCTACGACGGTGATATCCCCGCCGCGGGCGTTGTGACCGGCATTGGCCGCGTGTCTGGCGTTGAGTGCGTCATTGTGGCTAACGATGCCACGGTTAAAGGCGGCACCTATTTCCCGCTGACGGTTAAAAAGCATATTCGCGCCCAGGAGATCGCCCGCAAGCATCGCCTGCCGTGCATTTATTTAGTCGACTCCGGCGGCGCTTTTTTGCCCCGCCAGGATGAAGTCTTTCCTGATCGCGACCATTTTGGGCGCATTTTCTACAACCAGGCCACCATGTCTGCGGAAGGCATTCCGCAAATTGCCGTGGTCATGGGCTCCTGTACCGCTGGCGGCGCTTACGTCCCGGCCATGGCCGATGAGTCGATTATCGTTAAAGAACAGGGCACGATTTTTCTCGGCGGCCCGCCACTGGTAAAAGCCGCGACAGGGGAAAGCATCAGCGCAGAAGATTTGGGCGGTGCAGACGTTCACGCCAAGGTCAGCGGTGTCGCCGACCATTATGCCGAAAACGACGTCCATGCGCTGCAGCTTGCTCGCGCCTGCGTCTCGCGCTTGAACTGGCAAAAGCGCGGCCAACTGGCTATGCAGGCGCCCAAGCCACCCAAACTCGACCCTGCTGAGCTCTACGGTATTGTCGGCACCGATCTTAAAAAGCCCTATGACGTGCGCGAAGTCATTGGCCGCATTGTTGATGACTCCGACTTTGATGAGTTCAAACGTTATTACGGCGAAACATTGGTGACCGGCTTTGCGCATATCCATGGCTTCCCGGTTGGCATTGTGGCTAACAATGGCGTGCTGTTTTCAGAAAGCGCCGTAAAGGGTGCGCACTTTATTGAGCTGTGCGCCCAGCGCAAGATTCCGCTGATCTTTCTACAAAACATTACCGGCTTTATGGTCGGCTCTAAGTACGAGCATGAAGGCATTGCCAAGCACGGCGCTAAGCTGGTTACCGCCGTGGCCTGCGCGAAGGTGCCTAAATACACCGTGCTGATTGGGGGTAGCTTTGGCGCAGGCAACTACGGCATGTGTGGCCGCGCGTACGACCCCAACCTGCTATTTATGTGGCCCAATGCGCGTATTTCTGTGATGGGCGGAGAACAAGCCGCAGGGGTGCTGGGGCAGGTAAAACGCGAGCAGCATGAGCGCGAAGGCCGCGAGTGGAGCAAAGAGGAAGAAGAAGCCTTTAAGCAACCCACCCGCGAGCAGTATGAACATCAGGGCCACCCCTATTACGCCAGCGCCCGCCTATGGGACGACGGCGTGATTGATCCGCTGCAAACCCGCGATGTGCTGGGGCTTTCCCTCGCCGCTGCGATGAATGCTGAAATCGAAGAGACGCGCTTCGGCGTGTTCCGGATGTAG